The window ATTGATACACCTTTACACGGTTTCTTACCTTTTAAACATATCGATCACCTGCATCCTGACGCGGCAATTGCTATTGCGGCTGCAAAAGATGGCAAAAAGATCACTGAAGAATTATTTGGTGGTAAAATAGGTTGGGTTGAATGGCAAAAACCAGGTTTCGACCTTGGCCTGCAATTAAAACAATGTCTTGACGAGAACCCCGGCATCCGTGGTATCATGTTAGGCTCGCACGGGTTATTTACCTGGGGTGACACTGCTTACGAAAGTTACATGAACACGCTTGAGGTTATTGAGCAATGTGCTGAGTATCTTGAACAAAACTATGGTAAAAAAGGCCCCATCTTTGGTGGCCAGAAAATACAAAGCCTGCCGGAAGCCGATCGTAAATCGCAAGCGGTAGCTTTAGCCCCAATATTGCGTGGTTTTTGCTCGTCAAAAACTAAAATGATCGGTCACTTTACCGATGATGCACGTGTATTGGAGTTCACCAACTCCAACGACTTAGGCCGTTTGGCACCATTAGGTACCAGCTGCCCCGACCACTTCCTGCGCACTAAGATCAGTCCGCTGGTATTGGAATTAGCACCGGGTGAAGATCTGAGCGATGTTGCCGCTTTGAAAGAGCGTTTAGCCCCGGCATTTGAAGCTTACCGCAAAATGTACGAGGATTATTACAACACTTGCAAACACCCGAACAGCCCCGCCATCCGCGATGCTAACCCGGTTGTTATTTTATATCCGGGTGTAGGTATGTTCACTTTTGCTAAAGATAAGCAAACCGCGCGTGTAGCTGCTGAATTTTATATCAACGCTATCAACGTGATGAAAGGCGCTGAAGCAATTTCTGAATACACCTCGTTACCACGCCAGGAAGCTTTCAATATTGAATACTGGTTGTTGGAAGAAGCTAAATTACAGCGTATGCCTAAGCCGAAAATCTTGTCGGGCCGTATTGCTTTAATTACCGGCAGCGCTGGTGGTATTGGTAAAGCTATCGCCAAAAAGTTTGCTGAAGAAGGCGCGGTAGTGGTGTTGAACGATATGAACGCTGAACGCCTTGCAGAAGCAGGCGAGGAATTTAAAAAGCTATTTGGTAAAGATGTATATGCAACCGCTGTACTTGACGTGACCAAAGGCGATGATATTGCCGGTGCTGTTGCTACAGCTATCCTGGCATTTGGCGGGGTAGACCTGATCGTTAACAATGCTGGTTTATCTATCTCAAAAACCATTGCCGACCATACCGAAAAGGACTGGGATTTATTATACGATGTATTGGTAAAAGGCCAGTTTATGGTTACCCAGGCTGCTGTTGCTGTAATGAAGAAACAGGATATCGGTGGCGACATTATCAATATAGTTAGTAAAAACGCTTTAGTTAGCGGGCCAAATAATGCTGGCTACGGCAGCGCCAAAGCTGCGCAATTGCACCTAAGCAGGTTAAACGCCGCTGAACTGGGTGTAGATAAAATCCGTGTAAACGTGGTTAACCCTGACGCGGTGATCAGCGATAGCAATATTTGGGCTGGCGGCTGGGCCGAAGGCCGCGCTAAGGCTTACGGTATTACTGTGGCTGAATTGCCTGCTTACTACGCAAAACGTACCTTATTGAACGAAATCATATTACCGGATGATATTGCCAACGCTTGTGTGGCCCTTACCGGTGGCTTGCTCAATAAATCGACAGGAAACGTACTTAACGTTGATGGTGGCGTAGCTGCGGGATTTGTACGATAGTGAGTAGTTGGATCAGGTTGATTAAGTAGTTTATACTTAATCAACCTGATCCAACTTAATTAACTAATACCTATGGATAGAGTAGCATTCAAAATGAAACTGTTTCCCGGCCAGGAAGCGGAGTATAAAAAGCGTCACGACGAAATATGGCCCGAGTTATCGGCGTTATTAAAGGAAACCGGCGTAAGCGATTATTCCATATTTTTAGATGAGGAAACCCTGAGCCTGTTCGGTGTTTTAAAAGTAACCGATAAGGCTTTATTAGATACGCTTCCTGCCAAGGCAATAATGCAGAAATGGTGGGCCTACATGGGCGATATTATGGAAAGCAATCCCGATAATTCACCAGTAAGCGTATCATTAAAAGAGGTTTTTTATTTACCATAACCAATTAGAACCAAGAAATTATGCAGATAGAGAAATATAAAATAGACGAGGCTAACAACCAGCAAGCTGCCGCACATCAGCGCAAGTTTGATTTTGTAGCCGAAGGCGTTGCCAATCTTGATGAAGTGATGGGCAAACTGGCCGAATTTAATATTGCTATACCAAGCTGGGCATTGGGCACAGGCGGCACCCGCTTTGGCCGTTTTTCAGGTGGTGGCGAACCACGTTCGTTAGAAGAAAAAATTGAGGATATTGGCGTGCTGCACGCGCTTAACCGTTCAAGCGGCGCTATATCTTTGCATATTCCATGGGATATCCCAAAAGACGCGAAAGCTATTAAAGCCTTAGCCGCTCAGCATGGCCTGCGCTTTGACGCCATGAACTCTAATACGTTCCAGGATCAGGCAAATCAGCCGTTAAGTTATAAGTTTGGTTCTTTGCAGCACGTAGATAAAAACGTGCGCAAACAAGCGGTTGAGCACAACATTGAAGTAATTAAACAAGGGATTGAGTTGGGCTCAAACGCGTTAACCGTTTGGTTGGCCGACGGCTCAAGTTTCCCTGGTCAGTTAAATTTCCGCAAGGCTTTTGAAAATACTTACGAAAGTTTACAAGAAATATACGCGGCTATGCCAGACGATTGGAAAATGTATTTGGAATACAAATGCTACGAGCCAAACTTCTATTCAACTACAGTAGCCGATTGGGGCCAATCGTTATTGTATGTAAACAAGCTGGGGCCTAAAGCTTATACTTTGGTCGATTTAGGTCACCACCTGCCGAACGCCAACATCGAACAAATAGTTTCACTATTGCTAATGGAAGGTAAACTGGCTGGTTTCCACTTTAACGATTCGAAATATGGTGATGATGACCTGACTGTAGGCAGCATTAACCCATACCAGTTGTTCCTGATATTTAACGAGCTGGTTGAAGGCATGGATGCCCGCGGCATGAACCACGCTAACGACCTGGGTTGGATGATTGATGCATCGCACAACGTTAAAGACCCTATTGAAGACCTGTTACAGTCGGTAGAAGCGATTAAAATTGCTTACGCCCAGGCTTTATTGGTTGATAAGAAAAAATTGGTTCAGGCGCAGCTAAATAACGATGCGGCCCTGGCGCAGGAAGTATTACAACAAGCCTACCGTACAGATGTACGCCCTCTGGTAGCCGAATCACGTTTACGTGCAGGCGGCGCGTTAGATCCAATTGGCGCATTCCGTGACATGCAGGTAAGAAGCAATTTAATTAAAGAACGCGGTGAGAAAACCGTTGCAACCGGTTTATAATGACAAGTATACCCGTAATAGCAATTTTTGATATAGGAAAAACGAACAAAAAGTTTTTCCTGATCAATGAGTATTACAAAATTGTGCTGGAGCGTACTACTGCTTTCGCGGAAACAACCGATGATGATGGCGACCCCTGCGAGGATGTGGCCATGATGAAGCAATGGGTAGCCGATACTTTGCACGATGCTTTATCACAAAAAAAGTTCGATATCCAGGCTATAAATTTTTCTACCTATGGCGCCAGCTTTGTACACCTGGACAAGAATAATGAAGTTACCGCGCCGCTATGTAATTATCTGAAGGATTTCCCTGAAGATCTGAAACAAGAGTTTTATAGCAAGCACGGGGGCGAAGCCAGGATAGCCCAGGAAACAGCATCGCCGGTTTTGGGTAACCTTAACTCGGGCATGCAGTTATACCGCATTAAGTATCGCAAACCTGAGTTATTCGATCGAATAAAATATTCATTGCATTTGCCGCAATATTTAAATCATTTGGTAACGGGCAAATACTATTCGGATATTACCAGCATTGGCTGCCACACGCAACTGTGGGATTTTAAAAAGAACACTTATCACGATTGGGTTTACCAGGAACATATCGACAGGATATTGGCGCCGATATTCCCTTCGGATAAAGTAGACGTGCTGGAAATTGAGGGACATCCGCGCGCGGTGGGGGTAGGCTTGCACGATAGTTCGGCTGCGCTGATACCTTATCTGGCCAATTTTGCCGAACCGTTTGTGTTAATATCTACCGGTACCTGGTGTATTAGCCTGAATCCGTTCAATAATAACGTACTTACACCTGATGAGCTAACTAAGGATTGCCTATGCTATATGGAATACCATGGCAGGCCGGTAAAAGCTTCAAGGTTGTTTGCGGGTAACGAACACGAACAGCAAACCAAACGTTTAGCAGCCCATTTTGATAAGCCCGGCTTCTACTATAAATTGGTAGCGTACGATCCGGACCTGGTGCCATCGGCGCAAGCGGTAACTACTAATGGTGCCGATCAGCCATTGTTAAAGCAATCGGCCTTTGTAGACCGCGACCTGAATACCTTTAAAACCTACGAAGAAGCCTATCATTGCCTGATAGCCGACATAATGCAGCAACAAAAAGCATCTACAGACTTGGCTATCCAGGATACGCAGGTGAAACGCATTTTTGTAGATGGCGGGTTCAGTAAAAATCCTATCTATATGAATTTGCTGGCCAAGGCCTTCCCTCATTTCGAGGTGTATGCTGCTTCTGTTGCGCAAGCTACGGCTATTGGCGCCGCGCTTGCTATTCATAAATACTGGAACAATAAACCATTACCAGCCGATATGATCGAGCTGAAATACTATGCAGTCGCACAAAATATTGAAATATGATGCGAGTCATTTTTTAAATCCCGGGGGCAAACACATGTTGTTTGCCTTTTTATTTAGCGGGATTTTTCAGTTACTTGCTATTGCAGCTCACGGTCAGCAACCCGCGCGCTTATGGCATGGTATTGAACGCGAAATACGTTACCATCCAGATGGACAGGATTTTGTAATTCAGAATGGTAAGCGCCGCTTTAATCGCGCGTTATACGGTACTAACACCGCTTTCCGTGTTGAAGCCGGCGACCTGCCCGAATTTGCTTTGTATCTGCCGGGCATGGGCGGTAATTTAAAGTTTGGCTTAGTTAGCGGCGATAAAAGCAAATGGTTGATCAATGCCGCATCTATTGAAGCCCGTTACCGACCCGGGACAATGATCTATAAAATTAAAGACGAGTTATTGGGCGGGGGTGTATTAAACATCCAGGTACTTGCAGGGGCCGACGATGAAAATATCATTGTCAAAGCAACATTATTAAATACCAGCAAACCGGTAAAACTATTATGGGCATTTGGTGGCGCCACGGGTAAAAAAATCTCGCGTGATGGCGATATTGGCGCCGACCCGGAATCATCATTTTATCTGCAACCCGATTACTGCAAGGGCAACGTTTACACCACCGGTGAACAACAATTTACACTCAATTTTAGCGGCAAAGCCTTAAGCGAAACCGGACGATATGAAATTGACCACACCGGTACGGCAGCAAAAACTGAATCAGTGACCAAAAATGTGGTATACGGCATTTATCCCGCATCAACACAAATACATATTGCTGACGCGAACGCGCAGGAATCACCATTGCAATTGTTCAATTCCAAAGGCGGGGAACTGCCTGTGATTACCGGTGTGACGGAGGCCATAGCTGGTAAAGACTTGTATTGGGCAATCCAAAACGGAAAAAGTCTGAATTCCGCTAATCCTGCGCAATTATTCACAAAATCAGAACAAAATCGCCAAAAACTTGCTTCCCGTGTTACTGTTAAAACACCTGATCCATATATCAACACGCTGGGCGGTGCATTGAGTATTGCGGCTGATGGTATCTGGGAAAGCCCCTCGTATATGCATGGAGCAGTGGCCTGGCGCATGCGTTTACCCGCCTGGCGCGGGCCCTATGTGGCCGATCCGCTGGGTTGGCACGATAGGGCATGGTCGCATTTTAGCAGTTATGCCCTCTCGCAAATAACCGAACCACTTACCGGCCCCGTTGTAGCAGATACTGCTTTACATTTAGCAAGACAGAAGGAAGAATTGGGGACATCCATGTTCAGCAGTGGCTATATCAGCCGTAACCCTGGTGGTAAAATAGTGCCTCACCACTACGATATGAACCTGGTTTATATTGATGAACTGCTAAATCATTTTAAATGGACGGGTAATTTAGAAGAGGTTAAAAAGCTTTGGCCAACCATTAAACGCTCATTGGCCTGGGAGAAACGCAATTACGATGCTGACGGTGATGGTTTATATGATGCCTATTGCGCCATTTGGGCAAGCGATGCCCTGCAATATAGCGGCGGCGGGGTAACACATTCATCGGCTTATAACTATCGCGCCAACCGTGATGCCGCTTATTTGGCCAAACTTGTCGGCGAGGACCCAAAGCCTTACGAGCAGGAGGCTGCGCATATTCTTAATGCTATTAATAAACAATTATGGATTTCATCCACGGGTAGTTATGCTGAATATAAAGACCTGCTTGGTGAAAAACTATTACATCCATCAGCGGGATTGTGGACGGTTTACCACGCAATAGATTCGCAAGTGCCTGATGCTTTTCAAACCTACCAGGCTTTACGATATGTAGATACACGTATTCCGCATATTCCGGTTATTGCCAAGGGTTTAACGGGTGATAATCACCTATTGTCTACTACAAACTGGGAACCGTATGATTGGTCGTTGAACAATGTTGTGATGGCCGAGAACCTGCATACTGCCCTGGCTTATTGGCAAGGTAACCGCGCAGAAGATGCTTATCAATTGTGGCGCAGCGCCATCATCGAAAGTATGTATTTGGGTGCCAGTCCGGGTAACTTTCAGCAGATATCTTTTTACGATGCCGTGCGTGGCGAACTATACCGCGATTTTGGCGATCCGATTGGAATGGCTGCGCGTTCGCTGGTTGAAGGGTTGTTTGGTATCCGGCCGGATCTATTGCATAATACAGTTGTTATTAAACCTGGTTTCCCTGCCGGGTGGGATCATGCGTCGTTGGAAATACCTGATGTGAGATTTGATTTTAAGCGCAGTGGTAACATCGATGCTTACAGCATTATCCCAGCATTTCAAAAGCAAGCTGATCTGCAATTTGAAATTCCTGCACGATTTGATCGTATAACGGCTATAACTATAAACGGTAAGGTAGTGAAATGGACAGTAGCCGGTGAGGCAGTTGGTCAGCCCATATTAAAGATATATGCTGGCAGACTTAACAAATACAATATTAAAGTTATCTGGAGAGGAACTAAGATAAAACCCTCGAATGAGCCGAAAGCAGGGGCAAAGGTGTTCGACCCGCAGAACGTTTATCATCAGACGAACATTGTTAATGGTAGTCATACTTATTTTTATCAGCATAAGCAGGGATTATTTACATGGTGGCAACCAGTAAACAAAACAATTACAGACACTGTTAAACATTTGGCTACTCAAGTTTGGGTAGCTAAAGGCTTTAAATCAGAATTGATTGATCTGAAACCTTACTTCAATGATAAAGTCACCAATATTTTCAAAAATCAATATTTATCCCCACGACCGAAATCGCCAACGTTACAGTTACCTACGCAGGGGATAGGTAACTGGGCATACCCGTTGGTTACGGCTAATATTGACGATAGTGGTTTAAAAAAAGCCGTTATTAATGGCGTGTTTACTATCCCGCAAGGCATACCGTTTGCCACATCTGCTGGCAATGAGAAAAACATCCTGTTCACATCACAATGGGATAACTTTCCAAAACAGGTAACTGTGCCATTATCGGGCAAAGCCGCACACGCTTATTTCCTGATGGCAGGATCGACCAATCCAATGCAATCGAGAATGGTAAACGGCACTATTACTGTAACTTATACCGATGGAGCTAAATCTATACTTGAATTGAAAAACCCTGAAAACTGGTGGCCTATAGAGCAGGATTGCATGAATGATGGCTTCGCCTTTAACACAAATGCGCCGAAACCTTTACGCGTGCATTTAAAAACCGGCGAGGTAACAGCAGATGTGAAGAAGTACAGCAGCATAAAAGGGTTTAGTAATACCGCTATTGATGGCGGCGCGGCAACTGTGCTGGACCTGCCGCTGGATAAAACAAAAGAATTAAAAAGCCTGACACTTGCCACGCATACTAACGATGTGGTGATAGGGCTAATGGCAATAACATTGATAAGGGAATAATACTATGAAAAAACTATTTATTATCACCATCCTGGCGGCATGTGCTTTTATGGCATCGGCACAGAAAACCGCTAAAAAACCAAATATTATCATCATCCTGGCCGATGATATGGGCTATTCCGATATCAACTGTTTCGGTTCGGATATTCAAACACCCAATATTAATGATTTGGCCAAAACGGGTTTGGTAATGACACAGTTTTACAATGCCTCGCGCTGCTGTCCGTCGCGTGCTTCGCTGCTGACAGGTTTATACCAGCATCAGGCAGGCGTAGGTGATATGGTAAATACCCGAAAAGAGCCAGCTTACCAGGGCTATCTGAACCATAACTGTGTAACCATTGCCGAGGCTTTAAAAGCAGGCGGCTATAACACTTATATGGCCGGTAAATGGCATGTAGGCACCGCGCCCGAAAACTGGCCGGTTAAACGCGGGTTCGATCATTATTTTGGTTTGATAGATGGTGCAGGCAGTTATTTCAATCCAACGGCTTCATATCGCCCTAACCAGCACTTAACTGTAGCGCTGGATGATAAGCCATTTACACCCGGCCCGAATTGGTATTCGACTGATAATTATGCCGATTATGCGGTGAAATACATTAAAGACAACAAGGGTACCGGCAAGCCATTCTTTTTGTACATGGCGTTTACCAGTCCGCACTGGCCTTTGCAGGCTTTGCCCGAAGATATTGCCAAATACAAAGGCAAATTTATGAAAGGCTGGGATGTATTACGTGAAGAGCGCCTGAAAAAGATGATTGCCCTGGGTATTGTACCAAAAGATACCAAGCTATCGCCGCGTGATAAAAACGTGCCGGAATGGAACTCGTTGACCGATGCTGAGAAGGTAGATTTTGATGATAAGATGGCGGTATATTCAGCTATGGTAGATAGGATGGATCAGAACATTGGCCGCATCCGCAAAGCGCTGAAGGAAACTGGTGTTGATCAGAATACCCTGATCATGTTCTTGTCGGATAACGGTGCCAGCAGCGAATACACCAAAGGTAACGGCTTCCTGCCCGAGATCATCGCGGCCAGTAAAAAACCAGCCAGCGACCCGACATCATTTACTACCTACGGTTTCCCCGGGGCTAACGTGAGTAATACACCGCTGCGTCTGTTCAAACACTGGGAATATGAGGGCGGCACAGCAACACCATTCATCGCCAACGCGCCGTCTATTATTAAAAAACATATGCAAACCGACCAGCCGGGACACTTGATAGATTTGATGGCTACCTGCCTGGATATTGCCGGTGTGCCATACCCTAAAACTTATAATGGAAATGCCATTACTCCAACCGAGGGGGTTAGCTTATTACCGTTGATGCAAGGCAAGAACTGGCAAGGAAATAAAGCGCTGTTCTTTGAGCACGAAGGCAACCGCGCAGTACGCCAGGGCGATTGGAAACTTGTATCGCAATACCCTGAAAATCAATGGGCGCTGTACAACATAAAAACAGATAGAGCAGAATTAAACGACTTAAGTACCCAATACCCCGAGCGCGTTAAGCAAATGGAGGCCCTTTATAACGAATGGGCGCCGCGGGCAGGGGTAGTGCCTTTTGAAAAATTGGGCAAGGGCAAGGGGGATATGTGATCTTCTCAAATCGGGTTACTGTAATGGCTATTTTAAAGATGGATAAATATTATCGTGATGAATTTGTTACATAATTAAGGGTGTTATGCAGGATAGCACAGGATGCTCAATATAACAGCATGGCATAACTTTAAAATTGTATAAACCGTCAATTTACAGTATCCAATTAACCTGTTAACCCTATGCTGATGCGATCATCTTTAAAGATCATATTGTCAATACTATGCCTGTCTGTTTCTGCACAATTATTTGCGCAGGATGTAAAAACCAGCTTTAAATTCGATTTTGGCAGCGGGAAGGCGGCTAAGAGCTACACCAAAATTACACCGCAGGATACCACAGCCGATAAAACTGGGTATGGGTTCGACTTCGGTTCAAAGGTTACAGCGGTTGTTCGCGACGCGAAAAAATCACTCACCGGCGATTATATCACCAGCGATAAACCGTTCTATTTTTCAGTAAACATACCCGAAGGGAATTATAAGGTTACTGTTACGTTGGGCGATATCAAGGGTACAAGCACGGCAACAGTAAAGGCCGAATCGCGCAGATTGATGCTGGAAAAAGTACAAACCAGCAACGATACTAAAAAGATCAGTTTTATAGTCAACATCCGCAAGCCGCAAATAAGTACCGGTGGCGAAGTGCGCCGTAACCCGCGCGAGATTGGTAAATACGATTGGGACGACAAGCTAACCCTTGAATTTAACGACACCCAGCCCTGTGTTGACGCGGTAGAAATCGAAAAGGTTGACGACCAGATCACCATCTTCCTTGCAGGCAACTCAACCGTTGTTGACCAGGATGAAGAACCCTGGTGCGCCTGGGGGCAAATGATCACACGCTTTTTGAAACCGGGGGTCGCAGTTGCCGATCACGCGGAATCGGGGCTTACCCTGGGAAGTTTTTTAGGCAGCCACCGATTGGATAAGGTGTTAAGTGTAGCAAAACCTGGTGATTACTTGTTTATTGAATTCGGTCATAACGATCAGAAAGAAAAAGGCCCTAATGATGGCGCCTGGAAATCATACACTGAAAGGTTCAAAACTTTCATCATCGCGCCCGGGAAAAGCAAATGATCCCGGTAATTGTCACCTCGACTGCCCGCCGCGAATTTAATGATAGCGGAAAAGTCGTAAATACCCTTGGCGATTTCCCCGCCGCTGCACGCAAGGTGGCCAAAGATATGAACGTTGCCCTGATTGACTTAAATGCCATGACCACTAAGTTTTATGAAGCTTTAGGCAAAGAAGGTTCAACAAAAGCGTTGGTGCATTATCCTGCTAACACATTCCCCGGACAAACAAAGGCATTGGCGGATAATACACACTTTAACAGTTATGGTGCTTATGAGATAGCCAAATGTGTAATGGAGGGTATTAAAAGCAATCATTTAGGGATTGAAAAATATATTATAGACAAATCAACGTTCGATCCATCGCATCCTGATCCGGTAGAAAGTTTCAGTGTACCGCCCAGCCCTAAATGGAGTAACGTAAAACCAGCGGGAAATTGATGAAAATAATTGCTTACATATTACTGGTGATGTTTGGATGCTGCATGTATGCCCAAGCACAGGGAATAAAGAAACCTATCCCCGATAAATTGGTGGTACTTACTTTTGATGATGCTGTTTTAAGTCATTACACAAACGTGGCGCCGTTACTAAAAAAATATGGTTTTACAGCCACTTTTTTTGTGTGCGAGTTTGGCGGCAAGCCCGATTTTAGTGATAAAACCAAATACATGAGCTGGGAGCAGGTTGCCGAACTCAGCAAAATGGGTTTTGAAATAGGCAACCATACCTGGCATCATACGCATGTAAATAAGATTATTGACGAGAAACTAAACTCGGAGCTAAGTTACATAGAGCAAAAATTTGATGAGTACCATATCCCTAAGCCCGTAAGCTTTGCATACCCGGGCTATGATACCAGTCGCCGGGCAATTGAAGTTCTTAAAAAGAAGGGCTACAAGTTTGCCCGCGGCGGATGGGATAGGGTATATGACCCAAAAACCGACGAGCCAATGCTGATGCCAGGCTATACCACCCACAGTGAAAAAGCCGATGCTGCCTACGATATTTTAAAACAAGCTAAAGGTGGCAAAATAGCTGTGCTAACTATCCACGGCGTGCCGGATGATGCGCATCCCTGGGTAACTACCTCGGTTGAGATTTTTGAAGGTTACCTGAAGTTTCTGAAAGAGAACCATTACAAAGTGATCGCCATGCGCGACCTGAATAAATATGTTGTTACCAATTGAACCTGAATAAATTGACCATATGAAAAAGAAATTGATTTTGCTTGCGCTGATATTTGTACAGGCAGGCTTGCTGACTGTTAAAGCCCAGGAAACGATGGAAACCGGTGGCAAAGAAATGCCCAACGAGTGGATTGACAAAGATACCGGCCATAAAGTGGTGCGCCTATCGCGCCGACCGGGCACCAGCAATGCCAGTTTCTATTTCAATAATTATTGCTTTGTACCCCAAGGCAGTAAAGGCGATTTGATGGTGTTTTATGGCAGCGTAGCCGATAAGGCTATGGGAAACCAGTTATTTACTGTGAACTTGAAAACGCTGGAAATTAAACAACTGACCAATCACAAGGCGATAGCGGGAGAAATGGTTTGCCCCAAAACTAACGACGCCTATTATCAAAGCGGGGATAGCGTTTTCGCGGTGAATGCCATTACAGGTAAAAACAGGTTCATCTATGCGTTCGATCCATCGTTTAAAGGGCGCGTCGGTACTGTTAATGCCGATGGTACTTACCTGGCCTGCGTAAAAGCAACCGGTGACCTGGAACGCCAGATACACGAAAAATATCCGGAAAAGAGTCAGTACTTCAATCGTATTTATGATGCGCATATCGAACATATCCTTTATAAGCTTAATGTCAAAACAGGTGAACTGACCGAGATACACCGTGAGAATGAATGGACTAATCACCTGCTGTTCTCGCCAGTTGATCCGGATATCCTTTCTTATTGCCACGAAGGGCCCTGGGAAAAGAATGACCGTATCTGGAATATCAACATCAAAACCCTGAAAAATACACTGATGCACAAACGCACGATGGTGAATGAGATTGCCGGTCACGAATTTTTTGGTATCGGTGGCCAGCACGAGTGGTTCGACCTGCAAAAACCGAAAGGCAAAACCTTCTTTTTAGCGGCTTTTGATATGAAAACAGGCAAAGAAGACCGCATGTATGAAATGGACAGGAACGAATGGTCGATACACTTTAACGTAACCAAGGATGAGAAAACTTTCTGCGGTGATGGCGGCGATCCGGGACAGGTAGCCAAAGCGCCCGATGGGGAATGGCTATACCTATTTAAGCCAAACGGCGACAGGTTAAAATCGGAAAAGCTGGTGAATATGAAACACCACAACTATAAGCTGGAGCCCAACGTGCATTTCTCGCCCGATGAAAAGTGGATCATCTTCCGTGCTAACTTTGAGGGGGTGGAGCAAACCTACGCGGTGGAAATAGCGAAACATTAACTAACGTCATTAGTCATTGAGACATTAGGTCATTTTATATTTAACGTTCATGTCATTTCATAAACATATCAAAATAGCTGTCGCCGTTGCGCTTTCTTTAGGTACTTATAACGCTATGGCGCAAATTGCCTGGCCGGTTATTACCAAACAAACCAAACCCTGGGCACGCTGGTGGTGGGAAGGCAGCGCAGTAAACAAAAAAGACTTAACCTGGAACATGGAAAGCTATAAAGCTGCCGGTTTGGGGGGCTTGGAAATTACACCTATTTATGGGGTAAAAGGCCATGAAAGTGAGTTTATCACTTACCTGTCGCCGCAATGGGTAAGTATGCTGCAATATACTTTGCAGGAAGGTAAACGCCTGAATATGGGAATTGACCTGGCCAACGCTACAGGCTGGCCATTTGGTGGTCCGTGGGTTACCAGCGAAGATGCCAGTAAGGAAATGTTCTGGAAAACATATAGCGTGAAAGGCGGCGAAAAACTAAATGAAGCAGTAGCTTTTACTCAACAACCACTGGTACGTGCCG of the Mucilaginibacter boryungensis genome contains:
- a CDS encoding polysaccharide deacetylase family protein → MKIIAYILLVMFGCCMYAQAQGIKKPIPDKLVVLTFDDAVLSHYTNVAPLLKKYGFTATFFVCEFGGKPDFSDKTKYMSWEQVAELSKMGFEIGNHTWHHTHVNKIIDEKLNSELSYIEQKFDEYHIPKPVSFAYPGYDTSRRAIEVLKKKGYKFARGGWDRVYDPKTDEPMLMPGYTTHSEKADAAYDILKQAKGGKIAVLTIHGVPDDAHPWVTTSVEIFEGYLKFLKENHYKVIAMRDLNKYVVTN
- a CDS encoding oligogalacturonate lyase family protein encodes the protein MKKKLILLALIFVQAGLLTVKAQETMETGGKEMPNEWIDKDTGHKVVRLSRRPGTSNASFYFNNYCFVPQGSKGDLMVFYGSVADKAMGNQLFTVNLKTLEIKQLTNHKAIAGEMVCPKTNDAYYQSGDSVFAVNAITGKNRFIYAFDPSFKGRVGTVNADGTYLACVKATGDLERQIHEKYPEKSQYFNRIYDAHIEHILYKLNVKTGELTEIHRENEWTNHLLFSPVDPDILSYCHEGPWEKNDRIWNINIKTLKNTLMHKRTMVNEIAGHEFFGIGGQHEWFDLQKPKGKTFFLAAFDMKTGKEDRMYEMDRNEWSIHFNVTKDEKTFCGDGGDPGQVAKAPDGEWLYLFKPNGDRLKSEKLVNMKHHNYKLEPNVHFSPDEKWIIFRANFEGVEQTYAVEIAKH